ACTCCTAGCTGCTAGGTTAAGCAAGTGTGTGCTAGACTCACTATCATATAGTCCTAACAGGACTATTCACTGGTCCGATTCCAGCGTTGTACTTAGCTGGATAAATAGTGACTTAAAgaaattacaaacatttgtaCGCAATCGCGTTCATGAGATAACACAACTAACTAGCCCTAACGCTTGGAGGTACATATGTGCCAACAGACTCAAATCCGGCTGACTTAATCTCTCGAGGCGTAAATGCagataaatgaataaatatggATATATGGTGGTTAGGTCCTAGTTATTTATATAGGCATGAATCTGAATGGCCAGTACTCAAAGTCAACGAACCGCTAATATTACCCGAAGTAAAATCTCATTCCGTAGCAATTACCACTCCACTATTAGACTTTAACAAATATTCGTCATtcaataaactaaacaaattgtTTGCTTACGTTCTcagatttatgtataatattaaaaacaaaaacaataggcGCTTAGGTGCGTTAACACCTGCCGAGTTGCGTGAGTCATTCTATGCATTGTGCCTTATCTCTCAACGTGAGTCATTTCCTAATGAATACAATTTGTTGTCTAGCAATAAACAGCTAAGTCATAAGTGTAAAATGTTATCATTATCACCTTTCATAGATTCAAACTTATTAATTAGAGTTGGTGGACGTATAGATGCTTCTACTTATACTTATGAAAAAAGACATCCTATATTGTTACATGCATCACACAGACTCACAaaactttatttccattatgaacatataaataatatgcacGCTGGTGCTCAATTATTGTTAGCGACTGTAAGAGAAACCGTGTGGCCAATCGATGGTCGTTGTCTCGCTAGGCGCACCGTAAACAACTGCGTCACGTGCCGGCGCTTGCGAGGCAAAACATTGCAAACTAAAATGGGTGATTTACCTGCTTCACGTATTAATCCAGGCTTTCCATTCACATCCGTTGGTCTAGATTTTGCTGGCCCTTTCTTTATAGTCAATCGTAAGGATCGTGGGAGTCGTATCACGAAATGTTATTTATGCCTATTTGTATGCCTACGATATAAATGCGTGCATTTAGAGGCTGTAAGTGACTTGTCGAAAGACGCCTTTATCATGACAATAAGGCGATTTGTCGCTAGAAGAGGCAAGCCAACAGAAATATATAGCGACAATGGTCGAAACTTTGTTGCTGCAGCCAAAGAATTAGGATCATTAATTAACCAAAATCAAGATTCTCTGATTGATTTTGCAAGTCAGCAAGGCATCAAATTCATGTTCATCCCAACCTACGCTCCTCATTTCGGCGGTATCTGGGAAGCCGGAATCAAATCCCCTAAATACCATTTGAAACGTATTATTGGAAATAGTCATTTAACATTTGAAGAAATTTCCACTCTGTTTGCGCAAGTGGAGGCGATTTTGAATAGTCGTCCCTTGTGCCCACTCTCACCCAGTCCTGACGACCTCCTTCCTCTTTCCCCAGGACACTTCATCATCGGGAGACCGCTTACTGCACTACCAGCACCACCGCTGTTGGAACACAAAGAGAGCAGCCTCCAACGATACCAACGTCTAGAAAAAATCCGACAGCATTTCTGGCAACGCTGGCAAAAGGAATATGTGGCAGAACTGCAACAGCGCACAAAATGGCGTACCAGTACGTCTAAGTTGAATGTTGGTGATATGGTACTATTAGCCGAAGATAATACATCTCCCTTACAATGGCGACTTGGGCGAGTACTACGTCTGTTCCCGGGTCCTGACGGCATCGCGAGGGTAGCAGATGTCAACACCATCAGGGGCTGCGTGCGCCGTCCCTTCGTGCGGCTATGTCCTCTACCTACAGCAGAAGAACTGCAAAACTAgttgaaaatacttttcaacGGGGGGAGCATGTTAAGGCTCCTGCCATAAAACTACGAAGACAATCGAGATAGAACACTGCGGACAAATTATCAACAGGCGCTTTGGTTGATTGCACAAAAATAATGTCGTCATGTCATTCTTACGCCATACGTCGGACTGTTAAAATCGTttcctaataaattattgttaaccGTTAAATCACTTTTATTCTGCATCATTATGTTCTGaaacaattgctcttgtgtcgcggggacttttacaaacatacaaacaacggacacaaagcacaaccagacccgaaacaattatttgtggatcgcacaaataattgtcccgtgtgggaatcgaacccacgacctcccgttgccgtggtatcggcgtggcgacctaaaccactgcgccacggaggcagtccgtccgtttccgtaagggaccatgtttgggcagcgtaggtaaggacgggtagtaggtataaacatgtcgacgagctttcgcttcagtgacatggaaggttacccttcattagctctttcctggaccaggatctctttcaggcatttgtgacacgtttgtccaactctttgtcccgtcggttgttaaaagacgttatctggccctagcaagtgtactcgtcgacatagtctatgacgtgacCGTCTACCTCGAcactacgttttgtgttgttggtcataacctgggtttttgtacgcttttacttagtccaatctgaaggcttgccgtgctcagatctttgagcattgattcgagttccgatgccgaaaaagagaagaggactatgtcgtctacaaaacaaaggattgttaactgtttaccacttacaactatgcttttgattgcaataacaccgccaggctcctgaaaatttctccgaggatgctggtaaataatttgggagatagcgggtctccctgtttcacgcttctttggatttagattgttgtctattgttttgatgagtttgatgtatgaaggttcgattctacatagtatctttaagtaggacttggatggagtggtgattctatggcggaatgagtaatgctgtcaaaagctttggaataatccacgaatgctaaatataaaggcttataaaactcaaaaaccttttctattgtcttatttctttaatactcctgctgcactcagtctacttgtcacgttacccattgattgatgatgatgattgatgtttaattttactaaataatgaaagttacgcacaaagttgatctcaataattttacttacttaataaaaagttaagattttttaattaagattgtttaatacaatgttttcctggtccattcagttatggttttacttagtaattattattaaactttttgaacttacggtttttttatcaaaaaagtacaattaacgatttttatttgtaaaactgtttttaatttttgacatatttttcataatattggttcaaatttcgaatgcaaaagggactcaTATCCTTTtttaggtaacagctattacaaagtttattttgtagatagatagagctaaaaaatacgcatctaattatattttaacatcttatatttaataaataaatatatgaaatgttataaaaaaacagtttcaaaaaattgttttggctctcctgtaaaatttgtagatttcgatttgtggcccttttgtattcaaggagcgacatATAATccagtaaaatacaaaaaaggtaataaaataataacacttacCTGTAGTTCGACGATAAGTAGTTCAAATATGAATTGTCACTGTTTATATTAAACAGGTTTGCTTTAAATTTACTAATTTTCAAAAAGATTCACGTAAAGGATTATAAAACGTGTATCGTCTTGACATGACCGAATGAACTGTCATCAATCTTCAAAATGGCGACGCATCGCAAGTGAAACACGCTTGCAATATTGTCTGTGGCACTAGTAGCACAAACCCGCgaaatttcaaataattcgAATAATCataactgcattttttttaagtggGCTATCTTGGGAGCTGGGCCATCATTGGCGACACTACcttaatgattgattttgctagaattaactatctagaGCAATTGTCATTAtgaagcgaccactctgaagttgatttaaggtcgtaagcacacgtatcaactcggaaacgggtcgtcaccgtatcaactcgagctcatcagtattatttgtatgtaattctctactgtaacacactaatcggaatcgttatgtgatcgccccgactcacgacgatgggagtggtgcgtatgaccattatgcatacacctgcacccagggtggagtgcggggctatgtgcaaattccgttagaagggcgggcatactaAACTAAGCCACTAAACCGCCACATGTGTCCTCACAACAAGGCCCCTTATAACAAATAGTACCCGaatcacaaaatattgttccacatgccgataagtcggacataacaacccaacgacAACACTCTAGAGGACCTCTAACCTAGACAATGGTTTTATCCTAGCACACACCCGAGGGTGTGGTCCCTTAGGTTCGCTAAAGGAAGATCACCTCAGGAGGTGATCTTGCTGGGGGAGGAGTGCTGAGCtgaggtgcgagtttgattccctcGGCGCCTAAATGCGTCGCCCCTGTTAGCGAAACCTAAGGGACCATtagttctatcgatatatgcaacatttttttgttggccggcactttaaaaaaaggcccaaaatggatgatctcctttagaTAATTCATACAACGGGACGGTGGATAGTGGAAAGGGAAATCATTAGTTTTTCTACATTTAGAGATAGAGAATTTTTGTACagccattttatttattttgttataagctTCATATACATGTATGGTGTATATAgacggacttaatgccaaaggcattacctaccagtctaccttagggtgatgcagagattgaaagcagtaggtgtttaaaaaaaaaataaggacGTTAAGAacaaggtttacaaataaataaaaataaggtcatgtacgtgtacttaaatataaataggtttacttatacatacataatgattaacaaaaaaaaatattaaatacaaaaaatccatatacataaataaataataaaaatatactaaatactgaattataatatatatatatttatttgtttatttaaactttatatacagggctgtataaaggcggacttaatatatatatttaaatatatatatacagggtgtaacagacagcctaccaaaaacgaaaaaaaatgactttagacacgattctgatgcttatggcgttgaaaattttcatcggttttttcttgatttttccgattttttatgcgttttttttattttttttggtattatttcgttaatactacacaatgcaacatgaatatgaaaaaaaatccgtcatattactgtttttcacaaaaaacagcaatggattaaaacaacgtataaattcgctatcagctgttcggccaacgacaccgcgccggcggcggccggccgcgacggtcgacgtcacgccgtgtacctacgcgcgccacacagacacgattacgcacacagctgtcagcctcacactcactagtatgcagcgttacttagtatttgttctatgttaaaaattaaaataacataattatcacgctctccgataaaaggtaaattcataagattttaaatgtgtgatatcttattattacacgtacaaatacatacagaacgacaaaaaatcctattgatattctttaatgctataaaaatctctaataaacaatttaacatgtattgtcgctttgttccatttgttcttgcaaaattctattcgatatttacacgctcattcatacttcatacaagcgcggtgcgactcgagaagtagatggccgtagtgacgcgtgacgccgcgaccgcgcgtggatgttacaatagatgggatgcgacaaaatggatgctaagtaattctccggggattatgaattatgataagttagtttctctgataagaatattaatggatattgattgttatcattgttatgtacctacattttttatggtttaattaaataaacgtttcgtgtttattttgtttactttaatctgattttatgttataaatatcaaagtaggtattttaaacttacatttatttatttatttatttatttatttaaacttcttatacataaattgtataaaggcggacttaatgccaaaggcattttctgccagtctaccttggggtgatgcagagattaaatgaagtaggtgcttaaataataaaagaggaaaattaattttagaaagaggtttacaaataaataacaatggttcatgtgagtgtacataaatatggataagtatatacatacataattattaataatgataaaatattaaatacgaataaatcaatatattatctaaatagacgatataaaaaacatactataaactaaatataatacttataaatatatatatatatatataattcataaatacaaactatgataagtgtgaagtttctgcaacttgttttaacaagagatcccgaactttgctcttaaacgtaagacggttagtggacatcctgatttcaagagggagcgcgttccacaataagacagattggacaggaaaagaagagttgacaaacccagaagtgtgtgaagggcagagaagaagaagattattagaggaacgaaggttacggttgtgattatcacacagatattgaaagtaaggagttaggtaggctgggggagtagaagaagtaaggaaagagaagagagtcgtgagtgcacgtaaattacgacgctcacgaataggcagccacctaagctgggagcgatatgtagatatatgatcatacttgcggaggttgaagatgaatcgaatgcagttgttgagaaggcggtcaagtttattgaggagatctgcattcaggtcgaagtaacatacatcaccatagtcaatcagtggaaagattaaggtctgcacaagcattgctttagtcgtggatgggagaaagtttttgagacgatacaGAGCCCGCAGTATACCAGTGACCCTCTTGCAAACGTTAGATACTTGAGCAGTCCAGCTCAgagttgagtccaagtaaagGCCAAGATCTTTCACAGTAGGGGTCAGTTCTATTATTGAGCCATCAAATACTACCGGTGGTACTGATAGGTGACCTAGCCTACTGATGCTGCGATGACTGCCTacgactatagcctgacatttgtcagGGTTAACAGCCAAACCGAACTTCCTAGACCAACACTTAATGTGCTCAAGGTCACTGTTGATCATGCCGACAACTGATGCTATCTCttccactgttccttgcgcgtagagttgcaagtcatcagcgtacagatgatacgcaccctgaagattttcggttaggagattgatgaaaatagaaaacagtaacggagagaggatgccgccttgtgggacgccagaatcgagttcacgccagctcgatgataagtcaccgatgtgaaccgactgttggcgtcctttaagatatgaggaaaaccaattcagtgCACCAGAAGATATATTCAGGTGACGAAGGATggaaagaaggatatcatgactgacggtattgaaggcgttcgagaaatcaaccaaagccaccacggtgactttagtgtcctccatgcccgccctcatatcgccagtcactttaaggagtgcggatgtagtgctgtgacctggtctgaacccagattgaagtgggttaagcaggttgttgtttaacacaaactgtgttaattgcttgtgcacacaggcctcaagcaccttggagaggaaagggagaatcgatatgggtcggaagtgagctggactcgatggatttgggattttaggtaacgggataatgtaggctttgcgccacagagaagggaAAGAACcggaggtaagggagaaatttatgatatgggaaatggcggggagtAGGTGATCCAATACTGTGACGATCATATGACGACTGACGTCgtcagcgcctactgcattggACTTAATTGAGAGGATTACCTTcttaatatcttccggtgttactggagcAAAACAGAAGGGATCATAGTTGGGTCGGGGTAAATTATTAACGGAACTGACAGTGTTGCACGTGGTTTGGTGATCTAAAGGTACGGTAGAAGTGAAATGAATGTTaatgtcatccaaaccaaccgtgcactgtggGACGTTATTTCGGTCTTTGCCGATACCCAGGGTCCCtaggaacctccagatatcggccggggaagaggaagaaagattgcttagaatgtgtcggcgtttagcgttgcgtaccatctgattgcatcgattccttgcaactttgaactgaaCCCAGTTGTCGTCACAGCGGTCCCTACGGAACTTTGCAAATGCCCTATCCCTACGTCTCATGGCAATGCGAACTCCCtcagtcatccagggagcaggcggTCGTTTCCGTCTCACTCTTCTGATTGGCGCGTGGACGTCATACAGCCTAGTGACAGCGGTGTTAAAAATTTCGATTTTATCGTCAATCGTAG
The nucleotide sequence above comes from Anticarsia gemmatalis isolate Benzon Research Colony breed Stoneville strain chromosome W, ilAntGemm2 primary, whole genome shotgun sequence. Encoded proteins:
- the LOC142985995 gene encoding uncharacterized protein LOC142985995 translates to MTIRRFVARRGKPTEIYSDNGRNFVAAAKELGSLINQNQDSLIDFASQQGIKFMFIPTYAPHFGGIWEAGIKSPKYHLKRIIGNSHLTFEEISTLFAQVEAILNSRPLCPLSPSPDDLLPLSPGHFIIGRPLTALPAPPLLEHKESSLQRYQRLEKIRQHFWQRWQKEYVAELQQRTKWRTSTSKLNVGDMVLLAEDNTSPLQWRLGRVLRLFPGPDGIARVADVNTIRGCVRRPFVRLCPLPTAEELQN